In Cellvibrio polysaccharolyticus, a genomic segment contains:
- the queA gene encoding tRNA preQ1(34) S-adenosylmethionine ribosyltransferase-isomerase QueA translates to MQRKDFFYHLPETLIAREPATERRGSRLLKVDGTRHTIEHQHFPALLSLIEPGDLMIFNDTRVIPARLFGKKGSGGQVEILIERLLDGQRVLAHTRASKSPKPGSHILLDDGTQITVVARHDALFELKFEGDSTALDVLERVGHMPLPPYIDRPDDSADRERYQTVYGKHKGAVAAPTAGLHFDEALLADLKNKGVQIAFVTLHVGAGTFQPVRADNIEDHAMHSEVMDVSAEVCELIRATRAAGKRVIAVGTTSVRCLESAAQFSEKTGAPAGEILPYQGETRIFIYPGYRFRVVDALVTNFHLPESTLLMLVSAFCGYQLAMKAYAVAVEQEYRFFSYGDAMFITRNDAADQDIP, encoded by the coding sequence ATGCAGCGCAAGGATTTCTTTTACCATTTACCGGAAACATTAATCGCCCGCGAGCCTGCCACCGAGCGACGCGGCAGTCGTTTATTAAAGGTGGATGGAACTCGTCATACGATTGAGCATCAACACTTCCCGGCATTGCTTTCCCTGATTGAGCCGGGCGATTTAATGATTTTCAACGATACCCGTGTAATACCCGCTCGCCTGTTTGGCAAAAAGGGTTCCGGTGGGCAGGTTGAAATTTTGATAGAACGCCTGCTCGATGGTCAGCGAGTGCTGGCACATACCCGCGCCAGCAAATCCCCCAAACCCGGTTCGCACATCCTGCTGGATGATGGCACGCAGATAACCGTGGTGGCGCGTCATGATGCCTTGTTCGAATTGAAGTTTGAAGGCGACTCCACCGCTCTGGACGTTCTTGAGCGGGTAGGGCACATGCCACTGCCTCCTTATATAGACCGGCCGGATGACAGCGCGGATCGCGAGCGTTACCAAACCGTATATGGCAAACACAAAGGTGCAGTGGCTGCACCTACGGCCGGCCTGCATTTTGACGAGGCGTTGTTGGCCGACTTGAAAAACAAGGGCGTGCAAATCGCGTTTGTCACTTTGCATGTGGGCGCCGGTACTTTTCAGCCGGTGCGTGCTGACAATATTGAAGACCACGCGATGCACAGCGAAGTAATGGATGTTTCGGCAGAGGTGTGTGAGTTGATTCGCGCCACCCGTGCCGCCGGTAAACGTGTCATCGCGGTAGGCACTACCAGTGTGCGCTGTCTTGAAAGTGCCGCACAGTTTTCCGAAAAGACCGGGGCGCCGGCGGGCGAAATTTTGCCTTATCAAGGTGAAACCCGCATTTTTATCTACCCGGGCTACCGGTTCCGTGTGGTCGATGCGTTGGTCACCAATTTCCACTTGCCGGAATCGACGCTATTAATGCTGGTGTCGGCATTTTGCGGTTATCAGTTGGCGATGAAAGCCTACGCGGTTGCCGTCGAGCAGGAATATCGCTTCTTCAGTTATGGCGATGCGATGTTTATTACCCGTAATGATGCGGCTGATCAGGATATTCCCTGA
- the tgt gene encoding tRNA guanosine(34) transglycosylase Tgt encodes MSFELDSTSGHARRGRLRFPRGVVETPAFMPVGTYGTVKSMLPRDIVDIGAHIILGNTFHLMLRPGTEVVKAHGDLHDFMQWHGPILTDSGGFQVFSLGKLRKITEAGVAFKSPINGSQVFLDPETSMRVQRELGSDVVMIFDECTPYPASESQAQESMELSLRWAARSKTAHGDNPSALFGIVQGGMYETLRSRSLQGLTEIGFDGYAIGGLSVGEPKEDMLRVLEHLTPEMPADRPRYLMGVGKPADLVEGVRRGVDMFDCVMPTRNARNAHLFTSEGVLKLRNARFREDTSALDPRCDCYTCKNFSRSYLHHLDKCNEMLGAQLNTIHNLRYYQTLMQQMRDALSAGTFDQFLEDFYGLQGLPVPPLPEGFVAN; translated from the coding sequence ATGTCTTTCGAGCTGGATTCAACCAGCGGCCATGCCCGCCGCGGCCGTTTGCGGTTTCCGCGTGGTGTGGTGGAAACGCCGGCTTTTATGCCGGTTGGCACCTACGGTACGGTAAAAAGCATGTTGCCGCGCGATATTGTCGATATCGGTGCGCACATTATTTTGGGTAACACCTTTCATTTAATGCTTCGCCCGGGGACGGAAGTGGTCAAGGCGCATGGCGATCTGCACGACTTCATGCAGTGGCATGGTCCTATTTTGACCGACTCCGGCGGCTTTCAGGTGTTCAGCTTGGGCAAGCTGCGCAAAATTACCGAAGCCGGCGTTGCTTTCAAGTCGCCTATTAATGGCAGCCAGGTATTTCTCGATCCGGAAACCTCCATGCGTGTGCAGCGCGAGCTGGGTTCGGATGTGGTAATGATTTTTGACGAATGCACGCCTTACCCGGCCAGTGAAAGCCAGGCGCAGGAATCCATGGAGTTGTCCTTGCGCTGGGCAGCCCGTTCGAAAACTGCCCATGGCGATAACCCGTCAGCTCTGTTCGGTATTGTGCAGGGCGGCATGTATGAAACGTTGCGCAGCCGTTCATTGCAGGGGCTTACTGAAATCGGTTTTGACGGCTACGCCATTGGTGGTTTGTCGGTAGGTGAACCGAAAGAAGATATGTTGCGGGTGCTGGAGCATCTGACTCCGGAAATGCCGGCGGATCGGCCGCGCTACCTGATGGGGGTTGGTAAACCTGCTGATCTGGTTGAAGGTGTGCGCCGGGGCGTGGATATGTTCGACTGCGTCATGCCCACCCGCAATGCGCGCAATGCTCACCTGTTTACCAGTGAGGGCGTACTCAAGCTGCGTAATGCCCGTTTCCGCGAAGATACCTCGGCGCTTGATCCGCGTTGCGATTGCTACACCTGTAAAAATTTCTCGCGCAGTTATTTGCACCATCTCGACAAGTGCAACGAAATGCTGGGTGCGCAACTGAACACCATTCATAACCTGCGCTATTACCAGACGCTGATGCAGCAAATGCGCGATGCCTTGTCGGCGGGAACCTTTGATCAGTTTCTGGAAGATTTCTATGGTCTTCAAGGGCTTCCGGTGCCGCCGTTGCCTGAGGGTTTCGTCGCTAATTGA
- a CDS encoding adenylate/guanylate cyclase domain-containing protein — translation MIGQQPLHAIMFADVSGSSKLYKEMGNEAAKAIVDEAIQFMSMLTIVNDGTVVKTMGDEIMARFDSCDNACETAIAIQQRCVRESQLNGLAIRIGISFGEVLITHDDVFGDTVNDAAFVAHIARAHQIVLTQSVIDDLEHSLLQACQMFDRISIKGDSVHAAIYRLQWESSRQNHRATQLMPIQEVTHLEQQHLLSLCQRDKIITLLPEQLPFHIGRDDQKSDLPVDHELVSRDHCSIEFRRGKFVLIDHSTNGTFVTREDQPDIYLRREEFPLQGDGEIGLGQSTQRAGQWLIRFHVKDVDDAS, via the coding sequence ATGATCGGGCAACAACCTTTGCACGCCATAATGTTTGCTGATGTTTCGGGCAGCTCCAAACTCTATAAAGAGATGGGCAACGAAGCCGCCAAAGCTATTGTTGATGAAGCCATTCAGTTCATGAGTATGCTAACCATCGTAAACGATGGCACAGTAGTGAAAACAATGGGCGATGAAATCATGGCCCGCTTTGACTCCTGCGATAATGCCTGTGAAACTGCTATTGCGATTCAACAACGCTGCGTTAGAGAATCACAATTGAACGGGCTGGCCATTCGTATCGGCATCAGTTTTGGCGAAGTATTAATTACCCACGACGACGTATTCGGCGATACCGTCAATGATGCTGCTTTTGTCGCGCACATTGCTCGCGCCCATCAAATTGTATTAACCCAATCGGTTATTGATGATCTGGAGCACTCGCTGCTGCAAGCCTGTCAAATGTTCGACAGAATCAGCATTAAAGGCGATAGCGTTCATGCGGCAATTTATCGCCTGCAGTGGGAATCATCCCGTCAGAATCACCGCGCCACCCAGCTGATGCCAATTCAGGAAGTGACCCACCTGGAACAACAGCATTTACTCAGCCTGTGTCAGCGCGACAAAATCATTACCCTTCTGCCCGAACAACTCCCCTTCCACATCGGGCGCGATGATCAGAAAAGCGATTTACCGGTAGATCATGAACTGGTTTCGCGCGATCACTGCAGTATTGAATTTCGCCGCGGAAAATTTGTACTCATCGACCACAGCACCAACGGCACCTTTGTAACGCGTGAGGATCAGCCGGACATTTATCTGCGCCGCGAAGAATTTCCACTGCAAGGTGATGGTGAAATTGGTCTCGGCCAATCTACCCAGCGCGCGGGTCAGTGGCTGATTCGTTTTCATGTGAAAGATGTTGATGACGCGTCATGA
- a CDS encoding RDD family protein, with protein MSEALKNYPSAGIFRRLAAMVYDSLLLMAISIGYYAIAVGLNVLIQGQPPHGQKVEWGHSSWFVFSGWLVTMIGFYVFFWIKSGQTLGMRAWRMRLISESCRLTTGQCVLRCLAGIVSLLSFGLGYFWLLLDPKKQTLHDRVSKTLVIVLPKEQN; from the coding sequence ATGAGTGAAGCTTTAAAAAATTACCCCAGCGCCGGTATTTTTCGTCGGCTGGCCGCTATGGTTTACGATTCCCTGTTACTGATGGCAATCAGCATCGGCTACTACGCCATTGCGGTGGGCCTGAATGTGTTGATTCAGGGCCAGCCCCCTCACGGACAAAAAGTTGAATGGGGTCATTCCAGCTGGTTTGTTTTTAGTGGTTGGCTGGTGACGATGATCGGTTTTTATGTATTTTTCTGGATCAAATCCGGACAGACCTTGGGCATGCGTGCCTGGCGTATGCGGCTGATCAGCGAATCATGTCGGTTAACAACCGGACAGTGCGTGTTGCGCTGCCTCGCGGGTATAGTTTCATTATTGTCGTTTGGCCTGGGTTATTTCTGGCTGTTGCTGGACCCGAAAAAACAAACACTGCATGACCGTGTTAGTAAGACGTTGGTGATAGTTCTACCCAAAGAACAGAACTGA
- the secD gene encoding protein translocase subunit SecD, which yields MQNRYPLWKYLLIFTVAVLGFIYSAPNLYAPDPAVQVSGESSTMEIDEKVLAQIEAALGAAGIEYFGATSSGTSALIRLRNGDQQMLAKREIQQVLGNNYVVALSMASTTPAWLRAFGAEPMKLGLDLSGGVHFLMEVDTASAVARRQETNAEEMKDKLRRAKIRYSAIIANSDNVLVARFRTQELRDEALSSLRRDYDDLMFNTRNPTSDSGEFTFQAELSEAAVREIENYALSQNLVTLRNRINELGVSEPIVQRQGRNRIIVQLPGVQDTAEAKRIIGKTANLEFRLEATSDALVSAKEQFPFRNEQDQRRYGDAFLERQLILTGDHVANATSSFDPETNMPQVNITLDSVGGARMHRATRNSVGRRMGVLFIEYRTIMEPRVDASGETVEVPVQYVEKKIISLATIQSALGVQFRITGAESPAEASELALLLRAGALAAPMYFVEERTIGPSLGAENIKMGVTSVQWSMGLILLFLLFYYRMFGIFASVALTVNLLLLVAAMSLIGATLTMPGIAGIVLALGMAIDANVLIFSRIREELKDGAPPQAAIYNGYERAWGTILDANVTTLLVAVILYAIGTGPVQGFAVTLSLGILISMFTAIMGTRALANLVYGRNKSLKKLWI from the coding sequence ATGCAAAATCGTTATCCGCTGTGGAAATACCTGCTTATTTTCACTGTAGCCGTCCTGGGCTTTATTTATTCGGCCCCCAATCTTTATGCACCTGACCCGGCCGTACAGGTATCCGGTGAATCCAGCACCATGGAGATTGATGAAAAAGTACTCGCCCAAATTGAAGCTGCTCTGGGTGCCGCAGGCATTGAGTATTTTGGTGCAACCAGCAGCGGAACCTCGGCGCTTATTCGTTTGCGTAATGGCGACCAGCAAATGCTGGCCAAGCGTGAAATTCAGCAAGTGCTCGGCAATAACTATGTTGTTGCTTTGAGTATGGCGTCTACCACGCCAGCATGGTTGAGAGCCTTTGGTGCCGAGCCGATGAAGCTGGGTCTCGACCTGTCCGGTGGTGTGCACTTCCTGATGGAAGTAGACACAGCGTCTGCGGTTGCCCGTCGTCAGGAAACCAATGCTGAAGAGATGAAAGACAAGCTGCGCCGCGCCAAAATTCGCTACAGCGCCATCATCGCCAACAGCGACAATGTTCTGGTGGCTCGTTTCCGCACTCAGGAATTGCGTGATGAAGCGCTGTCCAGTCTGCGCCGCGATTACGATGACCTGATGTTCAACACCCGCAACCCCACCAGCGACAGCGGCGAATTTACCTTTCAGGCCGAGTTGAGTGAAGCGGCAGTGCGTGAAATTGAAAACTACGCGCTGAGCCAGAACCTGGTCACGCTGAGAAACCGTATTAATGAGCTGGGCGTATCCGAGCCGATTGTGCAGCGCCAGGGCCGTAACCGCATTATTGTGCAGTTGCCGGGCGTACAGGATACCGCTGAAGCCAAACGTATTATTGGTAAAACCGCCAACCTGGAATTCCGTCTGGAAGCCACTTCCGATGCGCTGGTTTCTGCCAAGGAACAATTTCCCTTCCGTAACGAACAGGATCAGCGCCGCTATGGTGATGCGTTCCTTGAGCGCCAGCTGATTTTGACCGGCGACCACGTTGCCAACGCTACCAGCAGTTTTGACCCCGAAACCAACATGCCGCAGGTGAACATCACCCTCGACAGCGTAGGTGGTGCCAGAATGCACCGTGCGACCCGTAACAGTGTAGGTCGTCGCATGGGCGTGCTGTTCATTGAGTACCGCACCATTATGGAACCGCGTGTTGATGCCAGTGGTGAAACGGTTGAAGTGCCGGTGCAGTATGTCGAGAAGAAGATCATCAGCCTGGCAACTATTCAAAGTGCGCTGGGTGTGCAGTTCCGTATCACCGGTGCCGAGTCACCGGCTGAAGCCTCCGAGCTGGCACTGTTGCTGCGCGCCGGTGCACTGGCGGCGCCTATGTACTTCGTTGAAGAAAGAACCATTGGTCCATCTCTGGGTGCAGAAAACATCAAGATGGGTGTCACCTCGGTGCAGTGGTCTATGGGGTTGATTCTGCTGTTCCTGTTGTTCTACTACCGCATGTTCGGTATTTTCGCGAGCGTTGCGCTCACCGTTAACCTGTTGTTGCTGGTGGCAGCCATGTCGCTGATTGGCGCTACGCTGACCATGCCGGGTATTGCCGGTATCGTGCTGGCGCTGGGTATGGCGATCGATGCCAACGTACTGATTTTCTCGCGTATCCGCGAGGAATTGAAAGATGGTGCACCGCCTCAGGCAGCAATTTATAACGGTTACGAGCGCGCATGGGGCACCATCCTGGACGCCAACGTCACCACCTTGCTGGTTGCTGTGATTCTCTACGCCATTGGTACCGGTCCAGTGCAGGGCTTTGCGGTCACTCTGTCACTCGGTATTCTGATTTCCATGTTCACTGCCATTATGGGTACCCGTGCTCTGGCGAACCTGGTCTACGGTCGTAACAAATCTCTCAAGAAACTTTGGATATAA
- the lptG gene encoding LPS export ABC transporter permease LptG: protein MRKINRYVSRSITGSVLMVLLVVMALLLIAALVDEIGSLRGNYTLQEMLIYVGLTLPRRLYEIMPFACLIGCLVGLGLLAGTSELVVMRAAGISVGRIIWMVMKPLSVFILIGVALGEYVTPYTEQVAESRRAIALDRPTPESRRGSMWHREGNEFMHFNAVLPNGVLYGITRYKFDESRNLIESNYTQQAIYQQGYWQEESIRITRFLQPGSAVSEEDLQQGRLIGTETDTLASRRWETPMTPELLNLQVAEPEALSAGSLYSYVRYLKEQGLVSSDYSLAFWQKLLQPLATLSLVMIAISFIFGPLREVTMGQRIFTGVVFGVVFRLTQDLLGPSSVVFGFAPVIAVALPIAFCFCLGLYLLNKAR from the coding sequence GTGCGTAAAATCAATCGTTACGTCTCACGATCAATCACCGGCTCGGTATTGATGGTATTGCTGGTGGTCATGGCGTTGCTATTGATAGCAGCGTTGGTGGATGAAATAGGCAGCTTGCGCGGCAACTACACGCTGCAGGAAATGCTGATTTACGTAGGGCTCACGCTGCCGCGTCGGTTGTACGAAATTATGCCCTTCGCCTGTTTGATTGGCTGTCTGGTGGGGCTGGGCTTGCTGGCCGGCACCAGCGAGCTTGTAGTGATGCGCGCCGCCGGTATTTCTGTTGGCCGCATTATCTGGATGGTAATGAAACCGCTGTCCGTGTTTATTTTGATCGGGGTTGCGTTGGGCGAATATGTTACGCCTTACACCGAGCAGGTAGCAGAAAGTCGGCGTGCGATTGCGCTGGATAGGCCTACACCTGAGTCGCGGCGGGGCAGCATGTGGCACCGCGAAGGTAATGAATTCATGCACTTCAATGCGGTATTACCGAACGGTGTTCTCTACGGCATCACCCGCTACAAGTTTGATGAAAGTCGTAATCTGATTGAAAGTAATTACACGCAGCAGGCCATCTATCAACAAGGCTATTGGCAGGAAGAATCTATTCGCATCACCCGCTTTTTGCAGCCCGGGTCAGCGGTAAGCGAAGAGGATTTGCAGCAGGGTCGGTTGATTGGTACAGAAACCGATACTCTCGCTTCCCGCCGCTGGGAAACGCCCATGACTCCGGAATTATTAAACCTGCAGGTGGCCGAGCCTGAGGCCTTGTCTGCCGGTAGTTTATATAGCTATGTGCGGTATTTGAAAGAGCAGGGGCTGGTGAGTAGTGATTACAGTCTGGCGTTCTGGCAAAAATTGCTGCAACCGCTGGCAACGCTGAGCCTGGTGATGATCGCTATTTCATTTATTTTTGGCCCTCTGCGCGAAGTGACCATGGGGCAGCGTATTTTTACCGGTGTAGTCTTTGGTGTGGTGTTTCGTTTAACCCAGGATCTGCTGGGGCCTTCCAGTGTGGTATTCGGTTTTGCGCCGGTAATTGCCGTAGCGCTGCCCATCGCATTCTGCTTTTGTCTTGGCTTGTATTTATTAAATAAAGCGCGCTGA
- the secF gene encoding protein translocase subunit SecF, whose protein sequence is MAIAQEQEYKIIDFVRWRKFAAVLSTILILVSIVSLSVNGLKFGLDFTGGTQIDVSFSKPADLNKIREVLHREGLENPVVVLFGSESEVLIRSQGSMQDAALIGLDRELATISPSAELVEIERAQADRDGFTQVFVISGASPDQLRQGDFFKEQYFGNVLFDVRGDQTTVALEKASDIAFMGYILDVLAAETDSEVDLRRSEFVGPQVGEELRDEGGLGVIFALLVVMAYVAVRFQYKFSISAVLGLLHDVIIVLGVFSLFRLDFDLTVLAAVLAVIAYSINNTIVVFDRIRENFRRLRKSTDHEVINISLTQTLERTLVLSLTTMLVLFALFLFGGKMLGGFALALIIGITSGTYTSWYICTAVLVGLNVSKEDLIPTVKEGDDAVDSLP, encoded by the coding sequence ATGGCTATTGCACAGGAACAGGAATATAAAATTATTGATTTCGTCCGGTGGCGCAAATTTGCAGCGGTGCTGTCGACGATTCTGATATTGGTTTCAATCGTTTCACTGTCAGTTAACGGGCTGAAATTCGGCCTGGATTTTACCGGCGGTACCCAGATTGATGTGTCATTCAGCAAGCCAGCGGATCTCAATAAAATCCGTGAAGTATTGCACCGTGAGGGGCTCGAAAACCCGGTTGTGGTGCTGTTCGGCTCCGAGTCGGAAGTACTGATCCGCTCTCAGGGCTCCATGCAGGATGCCGCTTTGATCGGTCTTGACCGCGAGCTGGCAACGATCAGCCCATCGGCGGAACTGGTAGAAATCGAGCGCGCCCAGGCTGACCGCGATGGCTTTACCCAGGTATTTGTTATCAGTGGTGCGTCACCCGATCAATTGCGTCAGGGCGATTTTTTCAAAGAGCAGTATTTTGGCAACGTCTTGTTTGATGTACGTGGCGACCAAACCACGGTTGCACTGGAAAAAGCCTCTGACATCGCTTTTATGGGCTACATCCTTGATGTGCTGGCTGCAGAAACAGATTCCGAAGTGGATTTGCGCCGCAGCGAATTCGTAGGCCCGCAAGTGGGTGAAGAATTGCGTGATGAAGGTGGTCTGGGAGTGATCTTCGCACTGCTGGTGGTAATGGCGTATGTTGCTGTTCGCTTCCAGTACAAGTTCTCCATCAGTGCGGTGTTGGGTCTGTTGCACGACGTTATTATTGTGCTGGGTGTGTTTTCGCTCTTCCGTCTGGACTTTGACCTTACAGTGCTGGCGGCGGTATTGGCGGTAATCGCTTACTCCATTAACAACACCATCGTGGTATTTGACCGTATTCGTGAAAACTTCCGTCGCCTGCGTAAAAGTACCGATCACGAAGTGATTAACATCTCGCTCACCCAGACGCTGGAGCGTACCTTGGTGTTGTCATTGACCACCATGCTGGTGTTGTTTGCGCTGTTCCTGTTTGGCGGAAAAATGCTGGGTGGTTTTGCGCTGGCGCTGATTATTGGTATTACCTCGGGCACCTACACCAGCTGGTACATATGTACGGCGGTGCTGGTTGGCCTGAATGTCTCCAAGGAAGATTTGATTCCGACGGTGAAAGAGGGTGATGATGCGGTTGACTCGCTCCCTTGA
- a CDS encoding PAS domain-containing protein — MNRIDLIDGDIDSLSADEMRELLNRFRRIFNGTGYGFWEWHLPSNKLEWTGKYWSDLGYDESYIDRINDARQLPDFIYPDDRDAMIEAIREHLRHGEPLDCCYRILTRQGDYVWTQVRGNSIRDASGRVIYISGVNFDISELKRVEDQLRDSEARQARIIQASNDGIWEWYADREGVHFSARCWQLIGYEEHDDVVTSGEDKLRVWRRHIYPPDLKIFENALNFHAEGKGMFDVEYRIYSKQGDLRWIRGRGRIHFDKSGRPTRMAGTNMDITDMKRAEERVIKSRDVAEKANQAKSEFLSSMSHELRTPLNAILGYAQLFEFDANLTSIQLENVGEIRKAGEHLLQLINDVLDLAKIESGHMTVSLEPVLVSRVVGECFTLLQQQADTRGIRLRATLEAHENAYVTADNTKLKQALINLVGNAIKYNKMGGEVELIVSQQEDKRLRITIRDTGQGIPLARQREVFQPFNRLNAEMSKIEGSGVGLVITKRIVEMMHGIIGFSSEENVGTTFWIEMPLCQQWHNMAPTLGRAPAPGVQERPALLWQSPCRILYIEDNPSNIRLLQHMLSHYPLIELDIAEEAFLGIFKARCQQPDIVIMDINLPGMDGYEALSVLRRDVATRSIPVIGLSANAMPYDIEKGMQAGFYQYLTKPVELHRLIDALNSLLPKVVKTS; from the coding sequence ATGAACCGGATAGATCTGATTGACGGCGATATTGACTCCCTCTCTGCCGATGAGATGCGCGAGCTGCTCAACCGTTTTCGTCGAATATTCAATGGCACCGGTTACGGCTTCTGGGAATGGCATCTTCCCTCCAATAAATTGGAGTGGACCGGCAAATACTGGAGCGATCTCGGTTACGACGAAAGCTATATTGATCGCATAAATGATGCGCGTCAGCTCCCCGATTTTATTTATCCCGATGATCGCGATGCGATGATAGAAGCGATTCGCGAACATTTGCGACATGGCGAGCCGCTGGATTGTTGTTATCGCATACTCACTCGCCAGGGTGATTACGTCTGGACCCAGGTGCGCGGCAATTCCATTCGCGATGCCAGCGGTCGGGTTATTTATATTTCCGGTGTGAATTTTGATATCTCCGAGCTCAAGCGCGTAGAAGATCAGCTGCGCGACAGTGAGGCGCGGCAGGCGCGCATTATTCAGGCGTCCAATGACGGCATCTGGGAATGGTACGCCGACCGCGAAGGCGTGCATTTTTCAGCGCGTTGCTGGCAGCTGATAGGCTATGAAGAGCACGATGATGTTGTCACCAGCGGCGAAGACAAATTGCGGGTGTGGCGCCGCCACATCTATCCGCCCGATCTGAAAATTTTTGAAAATGCCCTGAATTTCCATGCCGAAGGCAAGGGCATGTTTGATGTGGAATATCGTATCTATAGCAAGCAGGGTGATCTGCGCTGGATTCGCGGTCGCGGTCGTATTCATTTTGATAAAAGCGGCCGCCCGACTCGCATGGCCGGCACCAACATGGATATCACCGACATGAAACGTGCCGAAGAGCGCGTTATCAAATCGCGCGATGTGGCTGAAAAAGCCAACCAGGCAAAATCCGAATTTCTCTCCAGCATGAGCCATGAATTGCGCACGCCATTAAATGCCATTCTCGGCTATGCCCAACTATTCGAGTTCGATGCCAACCTCACTAGTATTCAATTGGAAAACGTGGGCGAAATTCGTAAAGCCGGCGAGCATTTACTGCAATTGATTAATGATGTGCTGGATCTGGCCAAAATTGAATCGGGCCATATGACGGTATCGCTGGAGCCGGTGCTGGTGTCACGCGTGGTCGGCGAATGTTTTACTTTATTGCAGCAACAGGCGGATACCCGGGGTATTCGTTTGCGTGCGACGCTCGAAGCTCATGAAAATGCCTATGTCACTGCGGACAATACCAAGCTCAAGCAGGCGCTGATTAATCTGGTTGGCAACGCTATCAAATACAACAAAATGGGCGGTGAAGTTGAGCTGATCGTATCGCAGCAGGAAGACAAGCGTTTGCGCATCACCATCCGCGACACCGGGCAGGGTATTCCGCTGGCACGGCAGCGCGAAGTTTTTCAGCCCTTCAACCGCTTGAATGCCGAGATGAGCAAAATTGAAGGCTCGGGCGTGGGTCTGGTCATTACCAAACGTATTGTAGAAATGATGCACGGCATCATCGGTTTTAGCAGCGAAGAAAATGTCGGCACCACTTTCTGGATCGAAATGCCCCTGTGTCAGCAATGGCACAACATGGCGCCAACGCTGGGGCGTGCACCTGCTCCTGGCGTGCAGGAGCGGCCCGCGTTGTTGTGGCAATCACCCTGCCGGATTTTATATATTGAGGACAACCCCTCCAATATCCGTCTTTTGCAACATATGCTTTCCCATTACCCGCTCATTGAGCTGGATATTGCTGAAGAAGCCTTTTTGGGGATTTTTAAAGCGCGCTGTCAGCAGCCGGATATCGTTATTATGGATATCAATTTGCCGGGCATGGACGGTTACGAGGCGTTATCGGTGTTGCGTCGCGATGTGGCAACCCGGTCGATTCCGGTAATTGGTTTATCGGCCAATGCGATGCCCTACGATATTGAAAAAGGAATGCAGGCGGGGTTCTATCAGTATTTGACCAAGCCGGTAGAGTTGCATCGGTTGATTGATGCGCTCAATTCACTGCTGCCAAAAGTGGTGAAAACGTCATAA